The Shinella zoogloeoides genome contains the following window.
GCCTTGGCGATCTTCGGGAAGAAGCCGTCGAGGGTGGAGATGCCCCCCTCCTTCGGCACGCCGCCGGCGATCCAGTAGATACGCTCGAAGCTCGAAAGAGCCGGCGCGGCCGCATCGGCATTCGTCGCCTTGGAATCGTTGACGAAGAGCGTTTCGCCCTTGCGGCCAACCGGCTGCATGCGATGCTTGAGGCCGGGGAACGAGGCAAGGCCAGCGCGAATTTCATCCTCGCTGACGCCGACTGCAAGGCAGCTAGCGACGGCGGCGGCGGCGTTCTGCGCATTGTGACTGCCGCGCAGCGTCTGGATCGGCGACAGGTCGGCGATCTGCCGGCTCGCCCCGCCCTCGGCCAGAAGCAGGCACGCGCCATCGGCATAGACGCCGTCGGCCAGCACATTGCGCTTGGAGATGCGCACAACCTTCGTGCCGGCCCGCTCCACGCGGTCGGCGATCATCTCGCAATAGGTGTCATCGACGCCGACAATGGCCGTGCCGCTGCCGGCAACCAGCCGTTCCTTGACGTCGGCATAGTGCTGCATGGAGCCATGCCGGTCGAGATGGTCGGGCGTCAGGTTGATGAGGATGCCGGCGGAGGGGTTCAACGTCGGCGCGAGGTCGATCTGGTAGGACGAGCACTCGACCACATAGAAGCGGCCGGCCTTCGGCGGATCGAGCGTCAGCACGGCCGTGCCGATATTGCCGCCGAGCTGCGTGTCGCGACCGCTCGCCTTGAGGATATGGGCGATGAGCGCCGTGGTGGTCGACTTGCCGTTCGTGCCGGTGATGGCGATGAAGGGGCAATCCGGCGCATGCGCGCGGCGCTCGCGCACGAAGAGTTCGACGTCGCCGACGATCTCCGCCCCGGCCGCATGGGCAAGGTCCGCGCTCCAATGGGGCTTGGGATGGGTGAGCGGCACGCCGGGCGACAGCACCAGCGCATCGACGGTCTTCCAGTCGAGATTGCGCAGATCGCCGGTCCGGATGCCGGCGGCGGAGGCGTTCTCCACGCTCGCCGGGCTATCGTCCCAGGCGATGACATCCGCCCCGCCGGCGGCGAGCGCCAGCGCCGTCGCAAGGCCCGAGCCGCCCAGCCCGAACAGCGCGACCGACTTGCCCTTGAATGTGGTGACGGGGATCATGGGCCTTACCGCAGCTTGAGCGTGGAAAGGCCGACCAGCGCCAGCACGACAGCGATGATCCAGAAGCGGATGACGACCTGGCTTTCCGTCCAGCCCTTCTTCTCGAAGTGGTGGTGGATGGGGGCCATCAGGAAGACGCGCTTGCCGGTGAGCTTGAACGAGGCGACCTGGATGATGACCGACAGCGTTTCCATGACGAACAGACCGCCGATGATCGCCATGACGATCTCATGCTTGGTGGCGACCGCGACGGAGCCGATCAGGCCGCCGAGCGCCAGCGAACCCGTGTCGCCCATGAAGATGGCGGCGGGCGGCGCGTTGAACCACAGGAAGCCGAGGCCGGCCCCGATGACCGCGCCGAGCACGACCGCAAGCTCCCCCGTGCCGGGCACGAAATGGATCTGCAGGTAGTTGGAGAAGACCGCGTTACCAGCGAGATAGGCGATGAGACCGAAGGCCGCCGCCGAAATCATCACCGGAACGGTGGCAAGACCGTCGAGGCCGTCCGTCAGGTTCACGGCATTGCCGGCCGCCACGATGACGAAGCCGCCGAACAGCACGAAGAAGATGCCGAGATTGACCAGCACGTCCTTGAAGAAGGGGAAGGTGATCGAGGAGCCGAAGGTGGAGCCGGCGGCCCCTGCCGAAAGCGTGGCGCGCATCATGAAATAGGTGGCGATGGCGGCGATCAGGAATTCAAGACCGAGGCGCGCCTTGCCGGAAAAGCCCTTTTCCGTCTGCTTGGTCACCTTCAGGTAGTCGTCGTAGAAGCCGATGGCGCCGAAGCCGAGGGTGACGAGCAGCGTCGCGACCACATAGACATTCGAAAGATCGGCCCAGAGTAAGGCGCTGCCGACGATGCCGGCAAGGATCATCAGGCCGCCCATCGTGGGCGTGCCGGCCTTCTTGAAATGCGTCTGCGGTCCGTCGGCGCGGATCGGCTGGCCCTTGCCCTGGCGGATGCGCAGCGACGAAATGATCATCGGACCGAACAGGAAGACGATGGTCGCGGAGGTGAACAGCGCGGCGCCGGTGCGGAAGGTAATGTAACGGAACAGGTTGAACACCTGAATGGTGTCCGCCAGCTCGACGAGCCAAAGCAGCATTGTCACCCTTTCCCCAAAGGTTCCCCAAGGCGTCCCCGGTGTGACCGACCGGAGATGGGAAGCAAATCACATAAAAGATAAGGTCCGGCGGGTCTCACCCGGCCGAACCTCCCTCAACTCTCGTGTTCCCTCTCGGAGAACACCGGATATTTGTCAAGCAGGGCAGCCACGATGCGGCTGAAACCCGTGCCCTTGGACGACTTCACGACAAGGACGTCGCCCGGCTGCACCGCCGCCAGCGCATGAACCGCAAGCGCATCGGCCGTGTCGCGATAGTCCGTCTCGATCCCCTCGGGCAATGCATCGCGCAGCGCCGCCATGTCCGGGCCGCCGAGCCAGACCGTGCCGATGGCGGCGGAAACGAGCGGTTCGGCAAGGTCGGCATGGACGGCCGGCGAATGCTCGCCCATTTCCAGCATATCGCCGAGCACGGCGATGCGCCGGCCGCGGCCATGCGGCTCGGCATCGTGCAGCAGCGCGATGGCCGCACGCATCGAGGCCGGGTTGGCATTGTAGCTTTCGTCGATCAGCGTGAACCAGCCGCCGTCCTTGGCGAGCCGGTAGCGCCGTCCCCGGCCCTTCTCGGCTTCCATGGTGGCAAGACCGGCCATGGCCTTTTCGATATCGCCGCCGGCAAGATGCACCGCGCCGAGCACGGCGACGGCGTTTTCCGCGATATGCCGGCCGGGCGCGCCCATCGGCACTTCCAGCGTCTGCCCGCCGACGGCGGCACGCAGCAGGCTGCCCTCCGGGCCGCTCGTGAAATCGAGCAGGCGAAACTCGGAAGCGGGATCGGCCCCGAAAGTATGGATATGCGAGACGCCAGCCGCCTGCGCCGCCCCTTCGAGGAAGGCGAACTGCTTGTTGTCCCGGTTGAGGATCGCGTGACCGCCGGGCACCAGCCCCTCGAAAATCTCGGCCTTGGCGGCGGCGATCTCCTCCAGATTGCGGAAATTGCCGAGATGGGCGGGCGCAATCGTCGTGATCATCGCGATATGCGGGCGCACCATGCCGACCAGCGGGCGAATCTCGTCGGCATGGTTCATGCCGATCTCGAAGATGCCGTAGTCGGTGGTCTCCGGCATGCGGGCGAGCGTCAGCGGCACGCCCCAATGGTTGTTGAAGGAGGCGACGGAGGCATGCACGCTGCCCGAAGGCGACAGCGCCTGCCGCAGCATCTCCTTGCTCGTCGTCTTGCCGACCGAGCCGGTGACGGCGATGATGCGCGCCGCCGTGCGGTCGCGCGCCGCGCAGCCGAGGTCGATCAACGCCTGCAGCACATCCTGCACCACGATCATCGGCGTGACGAGGCGGCCGAGCGCCGGCAGCTTGCCCTCGCTCACGACCAGCAGGCCCGCCCCGTTGGCGACGGCGAAGCTCGCGAAATCGTGGCCGTCGACCCGGTCGCCCTTGATGGCGAAGAAGGCTTCGCCCGGCGCAATCGCGCGGCTGTCGATGGAAATGCCGGTCACGCCCTGCGGCAGGTTGCCGATGGGGCGGCCATGCATGGCGGCGATGAGGTCAGCGCTGCTCCAGAGCCAGTTCAACGGTCCAACTCCTCCAGTGCCTTGCGCAGCTCCGCATGGTCGGAGAACGGCAGCGTGACGGTGCCGACCGTCTGCCCCTCTTCATGCCCCTTGCCGGCGACGATCAGCGTATCGCCCGATTGCAGCATGCCGACAGCCCCGCGGATCGCCTCGGCACGGTCGCCGATCTCGGTCGCGCCTTTGGCGGCGGCCATGATTTCCGAGCGGATGACAGCGGGCACTTCCGAGCGCGGATTGTCGTCGGTGACGATCACCACATCGGCAAGCCGCGTGGCGATCTCGCCCATGATCGGCCGCTTGCCCTTGTCGCGGTCGCCGCCGCAGCCGAAGACCACGATGACGCGGCCCGTCGTGAAGGGACGAACGGAGGTCAGCACGTTTTCCAGCGCATCCGGCTTGTGCGCATAGTCGACATAGGCGAGCGCACCGTTCTTCGCATGGCCCACCAGTTCGAGGCGGCCGGACGCGCCGATCAGCTTTTCCAGCGCGGCCATGGCAATGGCGGCGGGAACGCCCGTCGACATGGCAAGACCGGCCGCGACCAGCGCATTGGCCACCTGGAAATCGCCGGCCAGCGGAATGTGAACTTCGAAAATCTCGCCGCCGACATGGATTTCGGCGGTCTGCTTGTGGCGGAAATGCTCGACGCGCTTCAGCGTAAGATAGTCGCCCTTGCGACCGACCGTGCGCACGTCGAGACCGGCCTTGCGCGCCGCGTCGATCGCCACGCCCGACCATTCGTCATCGGCATAGATGACGGCGGGGGCGCCCTTTTCCAGCAGCGTATCGAAGAGCCGCATCTTGGAGGCCATGTAGTGCTCGACCGTCGGATGGTAATCCATGTGGTCGCGGCCAAGATTGGTGAAGGCGGCGGCGGAAAGCTTCACGCCGTCGAGGCGCGACTGGTCGAGGCCGTGGCTGGAGGCCTCCATGGCGGCATGGGTGACGCCGGCATCGGCAAGCTCGGCCAGCAGCGCATGCAGCGACACCGGATCGGGCGTCGTCAGCGAACCGTAATCGTTGCGGCCGGGGGCCACGACGCCGGTCGTGCCGATCATCGCGGCCGCGTGGCCGGCATGTTCCCATATCTGGCGGGTGAAGGAGGCGACGGACGTCTTGCCGGCGGTGCCGGTGACGGCCACCATGGTTTCCGGCTGGCGACCGTAGAAATGCGCGGCGGCAAGCGCCAGGAAGCGGCGCGGCTCGGCGACAGCGATGACCGGCGCGGAGGTCTCGACCTTCACGCCCTCGGCAACGACGACAGCGGCGGCGCCACGGGAGACGGCATCGGCGATGAAGGCGCTGCCATCGGCCTTGGTGCCGGAAAGAGCGACGAAGAGATCGCCGGGCTTCACCTTGCGGCTGTCGCTGGCAATGCCGGTCGCGTCTATCGCGGCGGCTGCGCCCAGGGCATTGGTTTGAGGTCCGGCGAGGTCACTGATCTTCATAGTCCGCTCTGTTGCTTTCTGTGGCAGCCGTTCCGCTCTCGAATCGGCGTCCCGTCATCTCCATTCAATAAGACACAAGCAAGGCAGACCCGTCCTCACCAAATTTCGGCTTTACACCGAGAAGCGCGGCGGAACGGCGGATGATCTCGCCCACCATCGGCGCGGCATTGAGGCCGGCGGTTCGGCCCCCGCCCTCGCCCGTCTGCGGCGCGTCGATGAAGGTCAGCACCACGTATTTCGGGTCGTCGATCGGGAAGCCGGACAGGAAGGCGTTGAAGTTCTGCGTGTTGGAATAGCGCCCGCCCACGACCTTGTTGGCCGTGCCCGTCTTGCCGCCCACATTGAAGCCCGGCACCAGCGAGCGCCGGCCGGAACCGTCGTTCGCGTTGAGCTTGAAGAGGTAGCGCATGCTGTCGACCGTCTTGGGGCCGATGACGACCTTCGCGATCTCGTCCGCCTCTTCCTGCGTGCGCGGCAGGAAGGTGGGGTTGATGAGCTTGCCGCCGTTGATGAGGGCCGCGCCCGCCACCGCCGTCTGCAGCGGCGTCGTGGAAACGCCGTGGCCGAAGGAGATGGTGATCGAGTTGATCTTCTTCCATTCGCGCGGCTGGCTCGGGGTCTTCACTTCCGGCAGCTCGGTCTCCAGGCGCGTCAGGAGGCCAAGGCGTGTCAGGAACTCCTTGTGCGCCGCGATGCCGACGACGTCGGCCATCTTGGCCGTGCCGATGTTGGAGGAATACTGGAAGATTTCCGGCACGGACAGAACGCGGTGCTTACCGTGGAAGTCCTTGATTGTGAAGCCGCCGATGCGGATGGGCGCGCGGGCGTCGAAGCTGTCGGTCAGCTTCACCTTGCCCGAATCGAGCGCCATGGCCGTCGTGAAGCTCTTGAAGGTGGAGCCCATTTCGAACGTTCCGTTCGACATGCGGTTCATCCAGCCTTCCTTGGCGCCTTCGGCCGGGTTGTTCGGGTCATAATCCGGGTAGGAGGCCATGGCGAGGACTTCGCCCGTGCGTACATCGAGCACCACCGCGCCGGCGGCGATCGCCTTGTACTTCTCCATGCCGTCCTTGACGACCTCGCGCACCACGGCCTGCACGCGCAGGTCGATGGAAAGGCGCACCGGCTCCAGCTTGGCGTCGCTCGTCATGCCGATGGCGGCAAGGTCGGCGAGGCCCTGGCTGTCGATGTAGCGCTCCATGCCGGCAATGCCGCGGTTGTCGATATTGACATGGCCGACGATATGCGAAGCGGTCGCGCCGCCCGGATAGAAGCGGCGCTTTTCCGGCCGGAAGCCGACGCCGGGAATGCCGAGCGCGAGGATGCGGCTCTGCTGCTTAGGAGTAAGCTGGCGCTTCAGCCACTGGAAGCGCGACTTGGAGGTGAGCTTGCGATAGGTGCCGCGACGGTCGAGGTCCGGCATCACGGTCGCCAGCATTTCCACGGCCTCGTCCGCATCGACGATCTTGTGCGGCTCGGCATAGAGCGAGACGGTGCGGATGTCCGTGGCGAGGATTTCGCCGTTGCGGTCGACGATATCCGGGCGCGAGGCCATCAGGTGGTCGGCCGGGCCGATGGAGGAAACGGTCTCGGGCGAGGCCATGCCATACTGAACGAGCCGCCCGCCGATGACGGCATAGACCACGCCGAAGCAGCAGATGATGACGGCGACGCGGCTGCGGGCCTGCGAGCCGGAGCGCTTGCGCGTGCCCTCGAAGGCCTGCCCGTTGCCGGCGACGCGGTTGTTGTTGCCGCCGGCGCTGAA
Protein-coding sequences here:
- a CDS encoding peptidoglycan D,D-transpeptidase FtsI family protein, with the translated sequence MSFLSRIMDLKSKAHFSAGGNNNRVAGNGQAFEGTRKRSGSQARSRVAVIICCFGVVYAVIGGRLVQYGMASPETVSSIGPADHLMASRPDIVDRNGEILATDIRTVSLYAEPHKIVDADEAVEMLATVMPDLDRRGTYRKLTSKSRFQWLKRQLTPKQQSRILALGIPGVGFRPEKRRFYPGGATASHIVGHVNIDNRGIAGMERYIDSQGLADLAAIGMTSDAKLEPVRLSIDLRVQAVVREVVKDGMEKYKAIAAGAVVLDVRTGEVLAMASYPDYDPNNPAEGAKEGWMNRMSNGTFEMGSTFKSFTTAMALDSGKVKLTDSFDARAPIRIGGFTIKDFHGKHRVLSVPEIFQYSSNIGTAKMADVVGIAAHKEFLTRLGLLTRLETELPEVKTPSQPREWKKINSITISFGHGVSTTPLQTAVAGAALINGGKLINPTFLPRTQEEADEIAKVVIGPKTVDSMRYLFKLNANDGSGRRSLVPGFNVGGKTGTANKVVGGRYSNTQNFNAFLSGFPIDDPKYVVLTFIDAPQTGEGGGRTAGLNAAPMVGEIIRRSAALLGVKPKFGEDGSALLVSY
- the mraY gene encoding phospho-N-acetylmuramoyl-pentapeptide-transferase, which produces MLLWLVELADTIQVFNLFRYITFRTGAALFTSATIVFLFGPMIISSLRIRQGKGQPIRADGPQTHFKKAGTPTMGGLMILAGIVGSALLWADLSNVYVVATLLVTLGFGAIGFYDDYLKVTKQTEKGFSGKARLGLEFLIAAIATYFMMRATLSAGAAGSTFGSSITFPFFKDVLVNLGIFFVLFGGFVIVAAGNAVNLTDGLDGLATVPVMISAAAFGLIAYLAGNAVFSNYLQIHFVPGTGELAVVLGAVIGAGLGFLWFNAPPAAIFMGDTGSLALGGLIGSVAVATKHEIVMAIIGGLFVMETLSVIIQVASFKLTGKRVFLMAPIHHHFEKKGWTESQVVIRFWIIAVVLALVGLSTLKLR
- the murD gene encoding UDP-N-acetylmuramoyl-L-alanine--D-glutamate ligase — protein: MIPVTTFKGKSVALFGLGGSGLATALALAAGGADVIAWDDSPASVENASAAGIRTGDLRNLDWKTVDALVLSPGVPLTHPKPHWSADLAHAAGAEIVGDVELFVRERRAHAPDCPFIAITGTNGKSTTTALIAHILKASGRDTQLGGNIGTAVLTLDPPKAGRFYVVECSSYQIDLAPTLNPSAGILINLTPDHLDRHGSMQHYADVKERLVAGSGTAIVGVDDTYCEMIADRVERAGTKVVRISKRNVLADGVYADGACLLLAEGGASRQIADLSPIQTLRGSHNAQNAAAAVASCLAVGVSEDEIRAGLASFPGLKHRMQPVGRKGETLFVNDSKATNADAAAPALSSFERIYWIAGGVPKEGGISTLDGFFPKIAKAYLIGEAAPAFAATLGDAVPFEISGTLERAVEDAAADAGKDGSGPVAVLLSPACASFDQYKNFEVRGDAFVKHVAALPGVSMLVEA
- a CDS encoding UDP-N-acetylmuramoyl-L-alanyl-D-glutamate--2,6-diaminopimelate ligase, whose amino-acid sequence is MKISDLAGPQTNALGAAAAIDATGIASDSRKVKPGDLFVALSGTKADGSAFIADAVSRGAAAVVVAEGVKVETSAPVIAVAEPRRFLALAAAHFYGRQPETMVAVTGTAGKTSVASFTRQIWEHAGHAAAMIGTTGVVAPGRNDYGSLTTPDPVSLHALLAELADAGVTHAAMEASSHGLDQSRLDGVKLSAAAFTNLGRDHMDYHPTVEHYMASKMRLFDTLLEKGAPAVIYADDEWSGVAIDAARKAGLDVRTVGRKGDYLTLKRVEHFRHKQTAEIHVGGEIFEVHIPLAGDFQVANALVAAGLAMSTGVPAAIAMAALEKLIGASGRLELVGHAKNGALAYVDYAHKPDALENVLTSVRPFTTGRVIVVFGCGGDRDKGKRPIMGEIATRLADVVIVTDDNPRSEVPAVIRSEIMAAAKGATEIGDRAEAIRGAVGMLQSGDTLIVAGKGHEEGQTVGTVTLPFSDHAELRKALEELDR
- a CDS encoding UDP-N-acetylmuramoylalanyl-D-glutamyl-2,6-diaminopimelate--D-alanyl-D-alanine ligase; the encoded protein is MNWLWSSADLIAAMHGRPIGNLPQGVTGISIDSRAIAPGEAFFAIKGDRVDGHDFASFAVANGAGLLVVSEGKLPALGRLVTPMIVVQDVLQALIDLGCAARDRTAARIIAVTGSVGKTTSKEMLRQALSPSGSVHASVASFNNHWGVPLTLARMPETTDYGIFEIGMNHADEIRPLVGMVRPHIAMITTIAPAHLGNFRNLEEIAAAKAEIFEGLVPGGHAILNRDNKQFAFLEGAAQAAGVSHIHTFGADPASEFRLLDFTSGPEGSLLRAAVGGQTLEVPMGAPGRHIAENAVAVLGAVHLAGGDIEKAMAGLATMEAEKGRGRRYRLAKDGGWFTLIDESYNANPASMRAAIALLHDAEPHGRGRRIAVLGDMLEMGEHSPAVHADLAEPLVSAAIGTVWLGGPDMAALRDALPEGIETDYRDTADALAVHALAAVQPGDVLVVKSSKGTGFSRIVAALLDKYPVFSEREHES